Proteins from a genomic interval of Clostridium sp. M62/1:
- the mobV gene encoding MobV family relaxase — translation MAQHAILRFEKHKGNPARPLEAHHERQKEQYASNPDIDTSRSKYNFHIVKPEGRYYHFIQSRIEQAGCRTRKDSTRFVDTLITASPEFFKGKSPKEIQAFFQRAADFLIGRVGRENIVSAVVHMDEKTPHLHLTFVPLTKDNRLCAKEIIGNRANLTKWQDDFHAYMVVKYPDLERGESASKTGRKHIPTRLFKQAVSLSKQARAIEAALDGINPLNAGKKKEEALFMLKKWFPQMENFSGQLKKYKVTINDLLEENKKLEARAKASEQGKMKDRMERATLESELHNLRNFVDRIPPEVLAQVKRQQRHTVKER, via the coding sequence ATGGCACAACACGCAATTTTGCGGTTTGAGAAGCACAAGGGCAACCCGGCAAGGCCGCTGGAAGCCCATCACGAAAGGCAGAAAGAACAATACGCCAGTAACCCCGACATTGACACAAGCCGGAGCAAATACAATTTCCATATCGTCAAGCCGGAGGGACGCTATTACCACTTCATTCAGAGCCGTATCGAGCAGGCCGGATGCCGAACCCGCAAGGACAGCACACGGTTTGTCGATACGCTGATAACCGCCAGCCCGGAGTTTTTCAAGGGGAAATCTCCAAAGGAGATACAGGCGTTCTTCCAAAGGGCGGCAGATTTCCTCATTGGCCGGGTAGGACGGGAAAATATCGTGTCGGCGGTGGTACACATGGACGAGAAAACGCCCCACCTGCATTTGACCTTTGTTCCGCTGACAAAGGACAACCGCCTGTGTGCAAAGGAGATTATCGGCAACCGGGCAAACCTGACGAAGTGGCAGGACGATTTTCACGCCTATATGGTGGTGAAATATCCCGACTTGGAGCGTGGGGAGAGTGCCAGCAAGACAGGCCGGAAGCATATCCCCACCCGGCTTTTCAAACAGGCGGTTTCCCTCTCCAAACAGGCCAGAGCCATTGAAGCCGCCCTTGACGGCATTAACCCGCTGAACGCCGGAAAGAAAAAAGAGGAAGCCCTCTTCATGCTGAAAAAGTGGTTCCCGCAGATGGAGAACTTCTCCGGGCAGTTGAAAAAGTACAAGGTCACAATCAATGACCTGCTGGAAGAAAACAAAAAGCTGGAAGCAAGGGCAAAGGCCAGTGAGCAAGGCAAGATGAAAGACCGCATGGAACGGGCAACGCTGGAAAGC
- a CDS encoding replication initiator protein A, translated as MTNTIYIHQPEKAFSFTRLPNFLFEAPTFKPLSNEAKVLYTFILRRTELSRKNGWADDCGRIFLYYPICEVVDLLHCGRQKAVNTLRELQYAGLVEIQKQGCGKPNRIFPKSYEAVPNTDFKKSRSGTPED; from the coding sequence ATGACAAACACGATTTACATTCATCAGCCGGAAAAGGCGTTCAGCTTCACCCGGCTCCCGAATTTTCTCTTTGAAGCCCCCACATTCAAGCCCCTGTCTAACGAGGCAAAGGTTCTGTACACCTTTATCCTGCGCCGGACAGAGTTATCCCGCAAGAATGGGTGGGCGGATGACTGCGGACGGATTTTCCTGTATTACCCTATCTGCGAAGTGGTTGACCTGCTCCACTGTGGGCGGCAGAAAGCGGTGAACACCCTGCGGGAACTGCAATACGCCGGACTGGTGGAGATCCAGAAGCAGGGCTGTGGAAAACCCAACCGCATTTTTCCAAAATCCTATGAAGCGGTTCCAAACACCGACTTCAAGAAATCCCGTTCTGGTACGCCGGAGGACTGA
- a CDS encoding cysteine-rich VLP domain-containing protein, translating to MRDNPYKDLPPLERRPDGSLYRMTPAQRKQAASLIRQECCCCEDGNCIVLDDGDTCTCPQTVSFSVCCKWFRWAVLPLDGTLEAEIFRDKDLKRCVVCGGVFVPKSNRAKYCPGCAARVHRRQKTESERKRRSAVDS from the coding sequence ATGAGAGATAACCCCTATAAAGACTTGCCGCCGCTGGAACGCAGGCCGGACGGTTCCCTTTACCGCATGACACCGGCGCAAAGGAAACAGGCGGCCAGCCTGATACGCCAGGAGTGCTGTTGCTGTGAGGACGGCAACTGCATTGTCCTTGATGATGGGGACACCTGCACCTGCCCGCAGACAGTTTCTTTCTCGGTCTGCTGTAAGTGGTTCCGCTGGGCGGTCTTGCCGCTGGACGGGACGCTGGAAGCGGAGATTTTCCGGGATAAGGACTTGAAACGCTGTGTGGTCTGCGGCGGTGTGTTCGTCCCCAAATCCAACCGGGCAAAATACTGCCCCGGCTGTGCCGCCAGAGTTCACAGGCGGCAGAAAACAGAAAGTGAACGGAAAAGGAGGTCTGCTGTGGACAGTTAG
- the mtnN gene encoding 5'-methylthioadenosine/S-adenosylhomocysteine nucleosidase: MKIGILCAGDEELAPFLPLISNCKITEKAMLKFHAGQIDSVEVVALFSGVCKVNAAIAAQLLIDVFCVDIIINSGTAGGMEPELEIFDTVISTEVCYHDVAPDILTEFHPWMNSVFFVADPKLIDMSKSAVDKLSTSGKVVWGRMVTGESFITDESRQKINDEFAPLTVDMETASIAHVCYANDIPFIAIRCVTDTEKHSGVDNFDGNCAKASSIAKDITVALLREIKKSW; the protein is encoded by the coding sequence ATGAAAATCGGAATTTTATGTGCGGGTGACGAAGAACTCGCCCCATTTTTGCCCTTGATAAGCAACTGTAAGATAACGGAAAAAGCTATGCTGAAATTCCATGCTGGACAGATTGATAGTGTAGAAGTTGTCGCCCTGTTTTCCGGCGTGTGCAAAGTAAATGCCGCCATAGCCGCTCAGCTTTTGATAGATGTATTTTGCGTGGATATAATTATCAATTCAGGGACAGCGGGCGGTATGGAGCCAGAACTTGAAATATTCGATACAGTTATCTCCACAGAAGTTTGTTACCACGATGTAGCGCCAGACATTTTAACGGAATTTCATCCGTGGATGAATTCTGTGTTTTTTGTGGCAGACCCAAAGCTGATAGATATGTCAAAGTCTGCTGTTGACAAGCTTTCAACTTCTGGAAAGGTAGTTTGGGGCCGTATGGTAACGGGAGAATCGTTTATAACCGATGAGAGCCGGCAAAAAATAAACGATGAATTTGCTCCCTTGACGGTTGACATGGAAACTGCCAGTATCGCTCATGTCTGCTATGCAAATGACATACCGTTTATCGCCATTCGGTGTGTGACCGATACTGAAAAACACAGCGGAGTTGATAATTTTGACGGAAACTGTGCAAAAGCATCAAGTATTGCCAAAGATATTACGGTTGCTTTATTAAGAGAAATCAAAAAGTCGTGGTAA
- a CDS encoding helix-turn-helix domain-containing protein, whose translation MALTIQERLKDLRVERGLTLEQLAEQTHLSKSALGSYEADEYKDISHYALIELAKFYEVTVDYLLGRSQTKNHPNADLADLRLSDDMIELLKSGRVDNSLLCELATHPDFPRLMADLEIYVNGVAGKQVQSANAIVDAVSATIMKQHNPGLTDPQLRQLIAAHIDDDSFCRYVIQQDINKIAFDLREAHKDDFFSVPEDNPLEDFLQTAEETTREDSDPEQAAMAFICKRLKLNYGKLSEEEKKWLKKIAQKSDLLKNPKPQRGRK comes from the coding sequence ATGGCCCTAACTATTCAAGAACGACTAAAAGACCTGCGTGTGGAGCGTGGCTTGACGCTGGAACAGCTTGCGGAACAGACGCACCTCTCCAAATCTGCGCTTGGCAGCTATGAAGCGGACGAGTATAAGGACATCAGCCACTATGCCCTTATTGAGTTAGCAAAGTTTTACGAAGTGACTGTTGATTATCTGCTGGGCCGTTCCCAAACAAAAAATCACCCAAACGCCGATCTTGCAGACCTGCGTTTGAGCGACGATATGATTGAACTATTGAAAAGCGGGCGGGTGGACAATTCCCTCTTGTGTGAACTGGCGACCCACCCGGATTTTCCCCGGCTCATGGCCGACCTTGAAATCTATGTGAACGGCGTAGCGGGAAAGCAGGTGCAGAGCGCAAACGCCATTGTGGACGCTGTGAGTGCAACGATTATGAAACAACACAATCCCGGCTTGACTGACCCACAGCTGCGACAGCTTATCGCCGCCCATATTGACGATGACAGCTTTTGCCGCTATGTGATACAGCAGGACATAAACAAGATAGCCTTCGACCTGCGGGAAGCCCACAAGGACGATTTTTTCAGCGTCCCGGAGGACAATCCTCTGGAAGATTTTTTGCAGACCGCAGAGGAAACCACCAGAGAGGACAGCGACCCGGAGCAGGCGGCTATGGCATTTATCTGTAAGCGGCTCAAGCTGAACTATGGGAAACTGTCAGAGGAAGAAAAGAAGTGGTTGAAAAAGATTGCACAGAAATCGGATTTGCTGAAAAATCCAAAGCCGCAGCGGGGACGCAAGTAA
- a CDS encoding aminoglycoside 6-adenylyltransferase AadE: MRSEKEVYDIVLNFAKTDKRIRMVTLEGSRTNTNIPPDDFQDFDITFFVTDMDSFTSDDKWLDIFGERLILQKPEDMELFPAVEKGFSYLMLFTDDVKIDLTLLPLELIDEYFTWDKLVKLLLDKDNRIVKPPIPTDIDYHLQKPTQRMFDDCCNEFWNTTTYVVKGLCRKEILFAIDHMNDIVRKELLRMISWLIGIKQGFHFSLGKNYKFMKQYVPEELWERLMSTYNMDSYPHMWESFEQCMALFREVSSEVACQLDYQYPLYDEKISNYVIRQKKKYGIEDDNK; the protein is encoded by the coding sequence ATGAGATCAGAAAAGGAAGTTTATGATATTGTTTTGAATTTTGCAAAAACAGACAAACGCATTCGCATGGTTACTTTGGAAGGATCTAGAACAAATACAAATATTCCGCCTGATGATTTTCAGGATTTTGATATTACTTTTTTTGTTACGGATATGGACAGCTTCACAAGTGATGATAAATGGCTAGATATATTTGGTGAAAGGTTGATTCTGCAAAAGCCGGAAGATATGGAATTATTTCCAGCTGTAGAAAAGGGATTTTCATATTTAATGCTGTTTACTGATGATGTTAAGATAGATTTAACTTTGCTGCCGCTGGAACTGATAGACGAGTATTTTACATGGGATAAACTGGTAAAGTTACTGTTGGATAAAGACAACCGTATCGTAAAGCCGCCAATACCAACGGATATAGACTACCACTTGCAGAAGCCTACTCAAAGAATGTTTGACGATTGCTGTAATGAATTTTGGAATACTACAACATATGTAGTAAAGGGCTTATGCCGCAAAGAAATTCTTTTTGCTATTGACCATATGAATGATATAGTACGAAAAGAATTGCTTCGCATGATTTCCTGGCTGATTGGTATCAAACAGGGATTTCATTTCAGTTTGGGAAAAAACTATAAATTTATGAAGCAATATGTCCCAGAGGAATTGTGGGAACGACTTATGTCTACTTATAATATGGATTCCTATCCCCATATGTGGGAATCCTTTGAACAATGTATGGCATTGTTCCGGGAGGTTTCGTCAGAAGTGGCATGCCAGTTGGATTACCAGTATCCACTATATGATGAAAAAATCAGTAATTATGTGATTCGGCAAAAGAAAAAATATGGCATTGAAGATGATAACAAATAA
- a CDS encoding linear amide C-N hydrolase: MTSKKKTETERADRSVLSADGKECLEGRKAAEAFLSSLHGGCSAFSWETADGQHLWGRNLDFNRLAEGTRVTFLPRKTVFYTYGTSLENTLREDTRTETIYGAVGIGSLLLKSTPALYEGINEEGLMGGQLYYRGFAHFERECRPGTRPVQPPFLITYLLGRCRNVEEVVRELQENITLSGAPMLGMVPTLHWMFADRTGESVIVEPDREGLHIYRNTMGVMTNSPGYPWHRTNLLTYAGLRDLDYDTLHINGDSLEQCFSGGGMKGLPGDWSSPSRFVRLSFLKKYCEKGRNEEEGVARMLRLFDSAAFPLGMVRVSEPGTITEYDRGGSLR; encoded by the coding sequence ATGACCAGTAAAAAGAAAACGGAAACAGAAAGAGCAGACAGGAGCGTTCTGTCCGCAGACGGGAAAGAGTGTTTGGAGGGCAGGAAAGCAGCCGAAGCATTTCTGTCATCCCTCCATGGGGGATGCAGCGCCTTCAGCTGGGAAACTGCCGATGGACAGCACCTCTGGGGAAGAAATCTCGATTTTAACCGGCTGGCAGAGGGGACGAGAGTGACCTTTCTCCCACGGAAAACGGTATTTTACACTTATGGGACGAGCCTTGAGAACACACTCAGGGAGGACACCAGAACGGAAACCATCTACGGGGCGGTGGGGATCGGCTCCCTGCTGTTAAAATCTACGCCGGCCCTCTATGAGGGGATCAATGAGGAGGGGCTGATGGGGGGACAGCTCTACTACAGGGGCTTTGCCCATTTTGAGAGAGAATGCCGTCCCGGTACCAGGCCTGTGCAGCCTCCGTTTCTGATCACCTATCTGCTTGGAAGGTGCAGGAATGTGGAGGAGGTGGTGAGGGAGCTTCAGGAAAATATTACCCTGTCCGGTGCACCGATGCTAGGAATGGTTCCCACTCTTCACTGGATGTTCGCTGACCGAACCGGAGAATCTGTGATCGTGGAGCCGGATAGGGAAGGGCTTCATATTTACCGAAACACCATGGGAGTGATGACCAACAGTCCAGGTTACCCGTGGCATCGGACGAATCTCCTGACCTATGCGGGGCTTCGGGACCTGGACTATGATACCCTGCACATCAACGGGGACAGCCTTGAACAGTGCTTCTCAGGGGGCGGCATGAAGGGCCTTCCGGGAGACTGGTCCTCCCCGTCGCGGTTCGTGAGACTTTCCTTCCTGAAAAAATACTGTGAAAAAGGCCGAAATGAGGAGGAGGGAGTGGCCAGGATGCTTCGCCTGTTCGACAGTGCGGCCTTCCCCCTTGGCATGGTCAGAGTAAGCGAACCGGGAACCATCACTGAGTATGACAGAGGGGGTTCACTTAGATAA
- a CDS encoding histidine phosphatase family protein produces the protein MKLYLIRHGQTLWNSEGKIQGKTDIPLNETGLLQAELLAEAMERYPVTAVYASPLKRAYQTAECVAGRQGLSVIAEEGLREVDFGFWEGMTWSEIEERYPEDFALWDKNPAEHAPTGGERREDCQARISKAMERIIGEARGDVALVAHGGILVFAVLWLIRKRQEKNEIIVKNASITTVEYDRKTGEGRLLCLNDVSHLGKSCSDDGIK, from the coding sequence ATGAAGCTGTATCTGATCCGGCACGGACAGACCTTGTGGAACAGTGAAGGGAAAATTCAGGGGAAGACGGACATCCCGTTAAATGAGACAGGCCTCCTGCAGGCGGAGCTTCTGGCAGAGGCTATGGAAAGATACCCGGTGACGGCCGTATATGCGAGTCCTTTAAAGCGGGCCTATCAGACGGCTGAATGTGTGGCAGGGCGGCAGGGACTTTCTGTCATTGCCGAGGAGGGGCTCAGAGAGGTGGATTTCGGGTTCTGGGAGGGGATGACATGGAGTGAGATTGAAGAGCGCTACCCTGAAGATTTTGCCCTCTGGGACAAAAATCCGGCAGAGCATGCTCCTACAGGAGGGGAGCGGCGGGAGGACTGTCAGGCCCGCATATCCAAAGCCATGGAGCGGATCATCGGGGAGGCCAGGGGAGATGTCGCCCTGGTAGCCCATGGGGGAATTCTGGTCTTTGCGGTATTATGGCTGATCCGAAAGAGGCAGGAGAAAAATGAGATCATTGTGAAAAACGCCAGCATCACCACAGTGGAATATGACAGGAAGACAGGAGAGGGAAGGCTCCTCTGCCTCAATGATGTGAGCCATCTGGGAAAATCCTGCTCAGACGACGGCATAAAATAA
- a CDS encoding sigma-70 domain-containing protein, whose product MREDRAFEEKDFYQMYQDEMDCIIPCTEDEMEELSEELLSGNERAKKRLIEGCLAMAAELSEEYRDRGLPAGDLVQEANMALLLLVSEYEGGNFRAQAEERIREALETALDIQDTEQKIEEEMLARVNVLKDISAQMAEELGREATVEELAARMKMTVEEIKDIMKLTLDAMSVSGE is encoded by the coding sequence ATGAGAGAGGACAGAGCCTTTGAGGAAAAGGATTTTTACCAGATGTACCAGGATGAGATGGACTGCATCATTCCCTGCACTGAGGATGAGATGGAGGAGCTTTCCGAGGAGCTCCTGTCAGGAAACGAGAGGGCAAAAAAGCGCCTGATTGAGGGCTGCCTGGCCATGGCTGCCGAACTTTCCGAGGAGTACAGAGACAGGGGACTTCCGGCAGGGGATCTGGTTCAGGAGGCCAATATGGCCCTTCTGCTTCTGGTTTCCGAATACGAGGGGGGAAATTTCCGGGCACAGGCGGAGGAACGTATCCGCGAGGCTCTGGAGACTGCCCTTGATATTCAGGATACAGAGCAGAAAATCGAGGAGGAGATGCTTGCGAGAGTGAATGTGTTAAAGGACATCTCTGCCCAAATGGCTGAGGAGCTGGGCCGCGAGGCGACGGTGGAGGAGCTGGCTGCACGCATGAAGATGACGGTGGAGGAGATCAAGGATATTATGAAGCTGACCCTGGACGCTATGAGCGTCAGCGGAGAATAA
- a CDS encoding M14 family metallopeptidase has protein sequence MRTEVIFSMKRACREDYQIKGYRFGRGGQKAACIVGPMRGTEIQQLYICSQLVRMLKEIESRGGIAGDNEILVIPSLNQPSVNVNRHFWPTDNSDVNRMFPGDQKGETTKRLAGTLFEKVRGYSYGIQFSSLYSVGEFVPHVRMLETGYHSPSLANLFGLPYVMIQRTSAYDTASLNYNWQLEGTSAFSVYTAATENIDQEAAIQSASSVLRFLTRMGIIRYNSHSGYIASVITEEDLANVITSAPGFFIREKNPGTEVSCGDVMATIIDPGTGEIVSQVLAPTDGIVFYAHTKPLVFEGEVIFKIIRRLHA, from the coding sequence ATGAGAACAGAAGTTATTTTTTCCATGAAGAGGGCCTGCCGGGAGGACTATCAGATAAAGGGGTACCGGTTCGGTCGGGGAGGGCAGAAGGCTGCCTGTATTGTGGGACCTATGCGGGGGACGGAGATCCAGCAGCTTTATATCTGCTCTCAGCTTGTCAGAATGCTTAAGGAGATTGAATCCAGGGGAGGAATCGCAGGGGACAATGAGATACTTGTGATTCCGTCCTTAAACCAGCCGTCTGTCAACGTAAACCGCCATTTCTGGCCCACAGATAATTCCGATGTAAACAGGATGTTCCCGGGAGATCAGAAGGGGGAAACTACGAAGAGGCTGGCCGGCACTCTGTTTGAGAAAGTCAGAGGCTACAGTTATGGAATCCAGTTTTCAAGTCTGTACTCTGTGGGAGAGTTTGTGCCTCATGTGAGAATGCTCGAGACAGGGTATCACAGCCCCAGTCTTGCAAACCTGTTTGGCCTCCCCTACGTGATGATCCAGCGGACATCGGCTTATGATACGGCGTCCCTCAACTATAACTGGCAGTTAGAGGGAACCAGCGCTTTTTCCGTCTACACGGCGGCGACGGAGAATATTGATCAGGAGGCGGCTATCCAGTCAGCCTCGTCGGTGCTCCGCTTCCTGACCAGAATGGGGATCATCCGGTACAACAGCCACAGCGGCTACATTGCCAGTGTGATCACAGAGGAAGATCTGGCCAATGTGATTACCAGTGCGCCGGGATTCTTCATCAGAGAGAAAAATCCCGGGACAGAGGTTTCCTGCGGCGATGTGATGGCCACGATCATAGATCCCGGAACAGGGGAGATTGTGAGCCAGGTCCTTGCGCCTACGGATGGAATCGTATTCTATGCCCACACGAAGCCTCTTGTGTTTGAAGGGGAGGTTATTTTTAAGATTATCAGAAGGCTCCATGCGTAG
- a CDS encoding M14 family metallopeptidase translates to MIKTVISLGLPVEENLIIRKNVIEPPKRTGREKRICIVTGTHGDELEGQYVCYELNRRIREGMEHLKGIVEIYPALNPLGIDTITRAVPLFDMDLNRLFPGKKDGSVAEQIAFSILEDIKGADMCIDIHASNIYIREIPQVRLNASTSENLVQYAKRLNTEFVWVHPASTVLESTLAHSLNMAGVPTLVVEMGVGMRITESYCMQLTDGIFCLMKDLGIWDGETVKPREPVVSLDGRVELLNAERAGIFVPKAEHGSRIRRGEVLGDIVNPLDGTVEETFYAPCSGLVFTLRAYPVVETGSLIARILDEEGAQRP, encoded by the coding sequence ATGATAAAGACAGTGATCTCACTGGGACTTCCGGTGGAGGAAAATCTGATAATCAGAAAAAATGTCATAGAACCGCCAAAGCGCACAGGCAGAGAGAAGAGGATCTGTATTGTGACAGGGACCCACGGCGACGAACTGGAAGGACAGTATGTCTGCTACGAGCTGAACAGGAGGATCCGGGAAGGGATGGAACATCTGAAGGGAATTGTGGAGATCTATCCTGCGCTGAATCCTTTGGGGATTGATACCATTACGAGAGCTGTTCCCCTTTTTGACATGGATCTGAACCGTTTGTTTCCCGGAAAAAAGGACGGGTCCGTGGCCGAGCAGATAGCATTTAGCATACTGGAAGACATAAAAGGTGCCGATATGTGCATCGATATTCATGCCAGCAATATTTATATCAGGGAGATTCCACAGGTGCGCTTAAATGCCAGCACATCCGAAAACCTGGTTCAGTATGCAAAAAGGCTGAACACGGAATTTGTCTGGGTACATCCGGCATCCACGGTGCTGGAATCTACCCTGGCCCACAGCCTGAATATGGCTGGAGTTCCGACGCTGGTGGTGGAGATGGGCGTGGGAATGAGGATTACAGAGAGCTACTGCATGCAGCTGACAGACGGTATTTTCTGTCTGATGAAGGACCTGGGAATCTGGGACGGGGAGACGGTGAAGCCGAGGGAGCCTGTAGTGTCCCTGGATGGCAGGGTGGAGCTTCTGAATGCGGAGAGAGCGGGAATTTTTGTGCCGAAGGCGGAGCACGGCAGCCGAATCAGGAGGGGAGAAGTGCTGGGAGATATTGTGAACCCCCTCGACGGAACGGTGGAGGAAACCTTTTATGCTCCCTGCAGCGGCCTTGTGTTTACACTGAGAGCCTACCCGGTGGTGGAGACAGGCTCCCTGATTGCCAGGATACTTGATGAGGAGGGGGCGCAGAGGCCATGA
- a CDS encoding LysR family transcriptional regulator, with amino-acid sequence MDINYELYKVFYHVASTLSFSEASKQLFISQSAVSQSIKVLEKKLNQTLFIRSTKRVQLTPEGEILLKHIEPAMNLIKKGENQLLEANTLNGGQLRIGASDTICRYFLVPFLSHFHSLYPNIHIKVTNRTSIECAKLLENGQVDFIITNYPNSALSNTQNIKMLRPFHDVFAANEEFFPLKGRKLSLEELQTYPILMLDKKSTTSEFLHSMFQKHQLDLVPEIELSSNDLLIDLAKIGLGIAFVPDFCIPSSDSSLFILELEEALPERQLVVVHNESIPISQAARQFMELLGGREREQEEA; translated from the coding sequence ATGGATATAAATTACGAATTATACAAAGTATTCTATCACGTGGCCTCGACCCTGAGCTTTTCCGAGGCGTCCAAACAGCTTTTCATCTCTCAGTCTGCTGTCAGCCAGTCCATCAAGGTTCTGGAAAAAAAGCTGAACCAGACGCTGTTTATCAGAAGCACCAAGCGGGTTCAGCTCACGCCTGAGGGGGAGATCCTTCTGAAACACATCGAGCCGGCCATGAACCTGATTAAAAAGGGGGAAAACCAGCTTCTGGAGGCCAACACCCTGAACGGGGGCCAGCTCAGAATCGGAGCCAGCGACACCATCTGCCGCTACTTTCTCGTCCCGTTCCTGAGCCACTTTCACAGCCTCTACCCCAACATCCACATCAAGGTGACAAACCGCACCTCCATCGAGTGCGCAAAGCTCTTAGAAAACGGGCAGGTGGATTTTATCATCACCAACTACCCCAACTCGGCCCTTTCCAATACACAGAACATCAAGATGCTGCGCCCCTTTCACGACGTATTTGCAGCCAATGAGGAATTTTTTCCCCTGAAGGGCAGGAAGCTGAGCCTGGAAGAGCTTCAGACCTATCCGATCCTCATGCTGGACAAAAAAAGCACTACCAGCGAATTTCTCCACAGCATGTTCCAGAAGCATCAGCTTGACCTGGTGCCGGAAATTGAGCTGAGCAGCAATGATCTGCTGATCGATCTGGCAAAAATCGGCCTGGGCATTGCCTTTGTGCCTGATTTCTGCATCCCGTCCTCCGACAGCAGCCTGTTTATCCTGGAGCTTGAGGAGGCTCTTCCGGAGCGTCAGCTCGTGGTGGTGCACAATGAAAGCATTCCCATCTCCCAGGCAGCCAGACAGTTTATGGAGCTATTGGGGGGCCGGGAGCGGGAACAGGAGGAGGCTTAA